CAGTTGAGCTCTGGGTCTGGGAGCACGTTTAGGGCCATGTTGCAGATCCCTGTGGCCATTTCATGTTTGCCCAACAGGAAGAAGACCTTTGCCAGGAGGTTCAGGGTGAATGCATCATCACTGGCCAAGTTTATTGCCTGAGGACACAGACAGTTATACTGTATGATATGGTGAAAACACATTAAGACGTAGCTGTAGCACATATTCTTCTGTAAATGTAGACTGAGCTCGCAGTGACACATCCAAAACATATATATAAAGTCACTTGACCCTCTTATTTAATTAGATCTTTCTTCTGAAATATTCCTTGTTTCCGTTTGAAACAGGTTCTCATAATaagtaaaacacattaattaatcCAGGAAACATTAGTCCATGAGTCCAAAAGAGtgaaagcaaacagcaaataCTGTTAAAGCTAGCATAGCACAAGTTCTTTCTCCTTGCTTGCCTGATATTTGGTGAGCGTGACGTGAATATGTGGGTTGACTTACAGTTCCATAGCAGGACAGAGGATCAGAGGCTGAGTAGCCACAGTCATGTATGGACATGGGCACGGTGCTGaactcctccttcctctccaacATGATGCCGATATAACACCAGGCAAGAGCTGGGGGGAGAGATCAGACtcagttgttgtttgtttccctcTAGACTGAAGAAATGGTTGCAACTACTCTTAAACATCTTAAATTAAATTTCTCAAACAAAGTTCCCTAGAATAGTCGATAGTCCCTTGCAGACAAACATACTGTGTTTACCTTTGTTTCGGGTTTTCTCAGATTCAAGTGTTTCTTTGAGGAGCTTCAGTCCCTTGTTGTAATGGGAGAGTCTGGAGTATTCAGAGTCCTCTTTGGTCTTTACTATGTCGTCcagtctgcagacacaaaatgacttagtacaaattattattattattacccaTTAAGTGGTGCAGTGGTTAACAACCAGTGTTGTACCTGATATAGATGGTTGCCATTTTAAAATACCAGCTTCGTTTTTCCTCTGTTGGtacctgaaaaacaacaatattcTTAATAGACTTTAGTCAggaataaaatgacatttattgtGCTCAGGTACATGCCCAGGAGCATAGCTGCTATTCCACCCAATTGTTTTTGCACTTGTCTTGATAAAAATGTTAAGGTAAGAGCTCGCTGCTGTGCCAAATCTGCACAGTAAAAATGAATTTGGCTTGACTTGATTTTGGCAGAATATTCATTTTATGTCCATGTTATTACAGGCTATATTTTCTGAGCATAGCCACGTTCTTCAACTTCAATGAAAGTTTGCAGGTGAAATGAGTCAATGAAGAGCAATGGATTAAAAGATTTCCTCTGATTAATAAGGCCCCATTGTTGAAACACCAACCCATAAAATGATCCAACATTATGTGTCACTCAATGATGCATGTGGTCCCTTTACAAAACCAGTCACTGTTTGAGTGCTACCCATGATTTACTCTCAACATGTTAATCCTAAGACCTTAAACAGACTTTTACAACCTTATTCTAAGtattactgtatatgtatgtttcTATCTCACCAGCTGTCCCCCATAGTCCAGGGCTCTGTTGTAAAGTGTCAGTGCTGCCGTTAGCTTCTCTCTCAGGTCGTCCTCACTATCCAGATCCACATCATAGGGATACGCGTAGGCCTGCTCGGCCAGGCAGCGAGCCGCCAGGAGCCTGGCCTCTTCCTGACAGGCCTCTCCGGCATCTAAGCCCATCAGTTGGGACACTTTCTCCACACACTCCCCCGCGTCCAGCTCTCTCTTCAGCTTGTCGTACACGTAGCCCAGGTTGGCCCAGGCGTTCAGGTTACCAGGGTCTTCTTTACAAATGCTTCTGCAAGGCCAACATACACAGAGACAGTGTGGTTACAAAAATATGCTCCAGGTCTTAAACACGTAATTTAAAATTATTGCTAGATGTTTCAATCttattttgacaaaaatgtATTATAATACAAACAATTTAAGCTTGAATTACAGTAAAAGTTTGAAAGATGTGCatagtccccagaggatgaatcctactgattTTGGGGAccctctgactttttcttttgtgccaCCATTGACATATTTGGCTTTCGTGAAATGTCTCGACGTTGGCATTGGTGGATGGAAAAAACtactattggatggatggacaaaatgacagttttgtccaatactttggtttatgactaaatacctgcaaaactaatgacattcccatcaatcctggctgcactttgtgttaactgctaattagcaaaaaacatgctaacatgccaaacTAGGTTTGGTGAACATGACAAACAATATATCTGCAAAAACACTAGTATGTTAGCTTTGTTATTGTGAACATGTAAGCATGCtacattagcatttaactcaaagcacgGCTGTGCAGAAGCCTTGGTGTTACAGCGTAATGAGATAAAACTTGAAGTGCCACAGCAGTAACGAGGCAGTACATAATATGTTGCATAGCTTAGATAACGTAAAATGAAACCAAGGTAACTAAGATACTTAGATAAAGCTGAGACAAACTATTTAGATAACGCAAAAATGGCAGCCTTTCCTACACAGTATGAACATTTACACATGCTCTATGAAGCATACGATTATAAAAATGGGCGTACTATATACACCATGTGTCTTGATTTGACTGATGTTTTACTGAAGTAGGTAAAAggattttgtgctgctgtgttggcATTCAGTGTGTGGGTTCTTGGTTAGACACATTTCAACCTGTATGGTGTTTCTATTGCAAAGAACAGTGTTGACAGTGTCTCAGAATGACGCTCCTTGGTTACTGAATGATCTGCTGTTAAAAGATGACAGTGTATCATCACCTGAATATTTCCTCGGCTGTGTCCAGCTGTTCCAGGTGAAAAGCCAGCAGACCCAGCAGGTTTCGGACAGCGTACTGTAGATATCCAGCTTCAGCCTCCAGCTCGCCTCGCAGGCTCTCCTGCTTCAGGTAAGTGTCCCTGAGTCTCAGCTTCACAGGCCCAACAGGATCACAGTTGAGGTTGAGGTCCAGGTGGAAGTGGCCGGGGATGTAGTCCATGTCCTCCATGAGAGACTCAatgtcctctgtgctgtctgcctCCAtgacctcctgctcctcctcttccccctgtTATTtgagaaagacaacaaatacTACTGAACTACTAAAATAATACCTCCACTTTTAGACATTTTGACTCTTCTCAAGAAAATACCTCTCGTTCTCAACCTACAGTTCAATCTGCTGTTGCACAATTCATCCACCCACTGTTGTCATCCCAGTGCAGACTGGTCGAACAGGTTAGGCTTGGGAGTGACGAGGGAGTGGAACAGAGAATAAGGAGGAGAAGGTGTATAACTATGGATACATAATATTCCCGTAAACTTGGTTGAATCAAgtccctttttattttcagccacATAAAATCTTAGTCATTGTTTCtattcatttttcctttcaaaaagTACATTACAGATTACATTACTATGCTTTTCTCGTTTAGCAGGTATTACCTGACATTCATTAAAGTGCATTCAGACAGGATAATATTATAAATGTCTTGAGTTttgtaaaaatgattttgatGCCTTGTTTGGCAGAATGCTTTAGTTATGTCCTTCTGTCCCTGCCTGTGTCAGCTGTAGCCACAGAAGAATGTGAAGCATCTGGATCAGTGTGACGGAAACACTGAAGGATTTACTCAAGAAATGTTCTTCCTGTTTCATGTTGCTACTTTAAATGACAGTTCATTTCAATAATAAAAGCTCATTTGGACTTAAGATCGttattaaaatgctgcatgatGAGCTGTTACAGAGCATGTGAACACCCAGAGGATATTTGCAGCTGCTCTGCAAAGAGTTGAACAGaagcaaacactgactgtgaatcCTTGTCATCCTGCAAGTCAAAATACTATCTTAGAAGATGAGATTCTCACATGATGACCCCAGTTTTGTCTCTGAATGCTTTTGCATACAAATTCAAACTCTTCCACCAGAGGGTGAACTTGTATTATGATAAACCAGACTGACATGTTTAATGTTGTCAGTCCACTATCATATTCATTGTCTCCACAGGCTTTACAGGTCCACATCAACAGTGGTTCCCAAGCAAGTGCAAACTCTCGAACAAGATAGGAAAAACTCCACAAAGGCTCAGCGCATAAGAGACCTTTGGAGAGATAATTCAAACAGAGATCCGCcctcctctgacagcagggGTGCAATAATAGCTGCAGGCGGGAAGAAATCGATTACAAAAAATGTCCAGTAGGATTTTAGTAAGTGAAACTTAGCTATAACAAGACAAATATCAGGCACATTTAAAGAAGTGCCAGGATGTACGCTCAGTATTCAAGGAATGTATTGTCATATGTCAAATGCCACTAGTGTGTAGTCAAACTATCACACACAGTGttaaataatagaaataatgacaaaaacaactgaaagatCCACtgaagtcatgtttgtgtctcatgccccccccaccaaaaaaaagtttgatcaTTAAATATTGTTAAATTTGAAAATCTAGAAccatgaatatgcaaat
This DNA window, taken from Chelmon rostratus isolate fCheRos1 chromosome 4, fCheRos1.pri, whole genome shotgun sequence, encodes the following:
- the ttc22 gene encoding tetratricopeptide repeat protein 22 — protein: MEADSTEDIESLMEDMDYIPGHFHLDLNLNCDPVGPVKLRLRDTYLKQESLRGELEAEAGYLQYAVRNLLGLLAFHLEQLDTAEEIFRSICKEDPGNLNAWANLGYVYDKLKRELDAGECVEKVSQLMGLDAGEACQEEARLLAARCLAEQAYAYPYDVDLDSEDDLREKLTAALTLYNRALDYGGQLVPTEEKRSWYFKMATIYIRLDDIVKTKEDSEYSRLSHYNKGLKLLKETLESEKTRNKALAWCYIGIMLERKEEFSTVPMSIHDCGYSASDPLSCYGTAINLASDDAFTLNLLAKVFFLLGKHEMATGICNMALNVLPDPELNWQAYCTRAKINMVLYVRDLEQAKHGHGGIPDRQKLTEARKDLDKVLTVRPCLRTHLEMAQVYYYMGVDALQESLLVDEAAVNSALVSLSHALQFELGDSLLDLHVLRGRCLLIKGEEQNAAECFKRAVELERPRSTDTTALRCLLQALLALFMQGGPDPSLAITQLELWVQKAEERYSGDIVKAELRCLYRTHTAEVTELSRALIRTGRLDLVRRLLETVVPKQQVKKRALAKSFSCI